A genomic stretch from Narcine bancroftii isolate sNarBan1 chromosome 9, sNarBan1.hap1, whole genome shotgun sequence includes:
- the LOC138742520 gene encoding mucin-2-like, with the protein MELGQMQTDGMSMNGLYGRHGKRISKCFLGLFIFTQLWGFAAPSAECEFISKSLVCNKESMTEMPVNIPSNVTEMHIIKTNISIIRSGAMKNYPKSLTRIDFMNNLLRMIEPGALDALTNLTYLEIAHSPLEILDVGTFDKLSKLITLLLTTNQIKKIEKGLFDKLFNLEELRLLENKISEIPDEIFDKLTKLSKLHLGKNQIKHLSPRIFEKLTKLKILKLHENLISDLPAGIFDNHPELTELSLGKNNISHLQPGIFSKLSKLVKLYLEKNYITELPDGLLNNLTKLTYLKLDSNMLSHIPGNLFESTPKLKELSLSQNKLFALPDDVFSKVAHLARLRLNKNQITVIGKKTFSGLVQLTDLNLQGNNISVLDSKMFQDLTKLKILNLGNNQLSNIPQGTFNNLSSLKKGGLTLLNNPFVCDCQLIYLKNWIKANSEKVKSLNTMLCSNPSNLNEVAIKLLKDEELICVTTRVPSTISQVSTLLTKISTAVNIFTSELTEQATTLETSTPVATTTLSTPSPTPETTTPMATTTLPTPSPTPETTTPLTTTALPSPTPETMTPVATTTLSSPSPTPETTTPMVTTTLPTPSPTPETTTPLTTTAFPIPSPTPETTTPVTTTTLSTPSPTSEMTIPLTTTTLPTRSLTPETTTPMTKTTLSTSSPTPETTTPVATTTLSSPSPTPETTTPMATTTLPTPSPTPETMTPLTTTTLSTPSPTPETTTHLATTTLPTSSPTPETTTPVTTTTLSTPNPTPETTTPMATTTLPTPSPTPETTTHLATTTLPTSSPTPETTTPLTTTTLSTPSPTPETTTPMATTTLPTPSPTPETTTPLTTTTLPTPSPTPETTTPLTTTTLPTPSPTPQTTTPLTTTTLSTPSPTPETTTPMATTTLSTPSPTPETTTPLTTTAFPIPSPTPETTTPVTTTTLSTPSPTSEMTIPLTTTTLPTRSLTPETTTPMTKTTLSTSSPTPETTTPVATTTLSSPSPTPETTTPMATTTLPTPSPTPETMTPLTTTTLSTPSPTPETTTHLATTTLPTSSPTPETTTPVTTTTLSTPNPTPETTTPMATTTLPTPSPTPETTTHLATTTLPTSSPTPETTTPLTTTTLSTPSPTPETTTPTATTTLPTPSPTPETTTPLTTTTLPTPSPTPETTTPLTTTTLPTPSPTPQTTTPLTTTTLSTPSPTPETTTPMATTTLSTPSPTPETTTPLTTTAFPIPSPTPETTTPVTTTTLSTPSPTSEMTIPLTTTTLPTRSLTPETTTPMTKTTLSTSSPTPETTTPVATTTLSSPSPTPETTTPMATTTLPTPSPTPETMTPLTTTTLSTPSPTPETTTHLATTTLPTSSPTPETTTPVTTTTLSTPNPTPETTTPMATTTLPTPSPTPETTTHLATTTLPTSSPTPETTTPLTTTTLSTPSPTPETTTPMATTTLPTPSPTPETTTPLTTTTLPTPSPTPETTTPLTTTTLPTPSPTPQTTTPLTTTTLSTPSPTPETTTPMATTTLSTPSPTPETTTPLTTTTSPTPNLTQEITTPLATTTLSSPSPTPETTTSLMTTTLSTPSPTPETTTPNQPREMILSPEFISTTSKNSIPPLPQKGIMASPDRKHCLLFAILSLVFLLLQIILSITLLWYVHCLYKILFNGNKKQISVKLIRFSRR; encoded by the exons ATGGaattgggccaaatgcagactgATGGGATGAGTATGAATGGGCTTTATGGTCGGCATGG GAAAAGGATTTCCAAATGTTTCTTGGGCTTGTTCATTTTTACTCAGTTGTGGGGCTTTGCAGCTCCCTCTGCTGAATGCGAGTTCATTTCAAAATCTCTGGTCTGTAACAAAGAATCCATGACAGAAATGCCAGTGAATATACCATCTAATGTAACTGAAATGCACATTATAAAAACTAATATTTCCATAATCAGATCTGGAGCCATGAAAAATTATCCAAAATCATTGACTAGAATTgattttatgaataatttatTAAGAATGATAGAACCTGGAGCCCTAGATGCTCTCACCAATCTCACATATCTTGAGATAGCGCATAGCCCTTTGGAAATATTGGATGTTGGGACTTTTGACAAACTTTCAAAACTGATAACTCTTCTATTGACAACAAATCAAATCAAGAAGATTGAAAAGGGATTATTTGATAAACTTTTCAATTTAGAAGAACTCCGTTTGCTTGAGAACAAGATAAGCGAGATTCCTGATGAAATATTTGACAAACTTACAAAACTTAGCAAACTGCACCTCGGTAAAAATCAGATAAAACATCTTTCTCCACGAATATTCGAAAAACTCACCAAACTCAAAATCCTCAAACTTCATGAAAATTTGATTTCTGATCTTCCAGCAGGAATTTTTGATAATCACCCAGAATTAACTGAGCTTTCTTTGGGGAAGAATAACATTTCACATCTCCAACCTGGGATTTTTTCCAAACTTAGTAAGTTGGTGAagttatatttggaaaaaaactaCATCACAGAACTTCCTGATGGGCTATTGAACAATTTGACAAAATTAACTTACTTGAAACTGGACTCAAACATGCTCTCACATATTCCTGGTAATTTATTTGAATCAACACCAAAGCTCAAAGAACTTTCTTTGTCTCAAAACAAACTCTTTGCTCTTCCTGATGACGTATTCAGTAAAGTTGCTCATCTGGCTAGGTTGCGACTGAACAAGAACCAGATTActgtcattggaaaaaaaactttcagTGGTCTTGTACAATTGACAGACCTTAACCTCCAAGGAAACAATATTTCTGTTTTAGACAGCAAAATGTTTCAAGATTTAACCAAATTGAAAATTCTCAATCTTGGCAATAATCAGTTGTCTAATATACCTCAAGGAACCTTTAATAATTTGTCATCTCTGAAAAAAGGTGGATTAACTCTTCTTAATAATCCTTTTGTTTGTGACTGTCAATTAATATACCTCAAAAATTGGATAAAAGCAAATTCAGAGAAAGTAAAATCATTGAATACAATGTTATGTTCCAATCCTAGTAATCTAAATGAGGTGgcaataaaattattaaaagatGAAGAACTTATCTGTGTAACCACAAGAGTACCAAGTACCATATCACAAGTTTCAACTTTATTAACTAAAATATCAACTGCTGTTAACATATTTACCTCAGAATTAACAGAACAGGCCACCACATTAGAAACTTCAACTCCTGTTGCAACAACCACCTTATCTACTCCCAGTCCTACACCAGAAACTACAACTCCTATGGCGACAACCACCTTACCTACTCCCAGTCCAACACCAGAAACTACGACACCTCTAACGACAACCGCCTTACCCAGTCCTACACCAGAAACTATGACTCCTGTTGCAACAACCACCTTATCCTCTCCCAGTCCTACACCAGAAACTACAACTCCTATGGTGACAACCACCTTACCTACTCCCAGTCCTACACCAGAAACTACGACACCTCTAACGACAACTGCCTTCCCTATTCCCAGTCCTACACCAGAAACTACGACTCCTGTAACGACAACCACCTTATCTACTCCCAGTCCTACATCAGAAATGACGATTCCTCTAACGACAACCACCTTACCTACTCGCAGTCTTACACCAGAAACTACAACTCCTATGACGAAAACCACCTTATCTACTTCCAGTCCTACACCAGAAACTACGACTCCTGTTGCAACAACCACCTTATCCTCTCCCAGTCCTACACCAGAAACTACAACTCCTATGGCGACAACCACCTTACCTACTCCCAGTCCTACACCAGAAACGATGACTCCTCTAACGACAACCACCTTATCTACTCCCAGTCCTACACCAGAAACTACAACTCATCTGGCAACAACCACCTTACCTACTTCCAGTCCTACACCAGAAACTACGACTCCTGTAACGACAACCACCTTATCTACTCCCAATCCTACACCAGAAACTACAACTCCTATGGCGACAACCACCTTACCTACTCCCAGTCCTACACCAGAAACTACAACTCATCTGGCAACAACCACCTTACCTACTTCCAGTCCTACACCAGAAACTACGACTCCTCTAACGACAACCACCTTATCTACTCCCAGTCCTACACCAGAAACTACAACTCCTATGGCGACAACCACCTTACCTACGCCCAGTCCTACACCAGAAACTACGACACCTCTAACGACAACCACCTTACCTACTCCAAGTCCTACACCAGAAACTACGACTCCTCTAACGACAACCACCTTACCTACTCCCAGTCCTACACCACAAACTACAACTCCTCTAACGACAACCACCTTATCTACTCCCAGTCCTACACCAGAAACTACAACTCCTATGGCGACAACCACCTTATCTACTCCCAGTCCTACACCAGAAACGACGACACCTCTAACGACAACTGCCTTCCCTATTCCCAGTCCTACACCAGAAACTACGACTCCTGTAACGACAACCACCTTATCTACTCCCAGTCCTACATCAGAAATGACGATTCCTCTAACGACAACCACCTTACCTACTCGCAGTCTTACACCAGAAACTACAACTCCTATGACGAAAACCACCTTATCTACTTCCAGTCCTACACCAGAAACTACGACTCCTGTTGCAACAACCACCTTATCCTCTCCCAGTCCTACACCAGAAACTACAACTCCTATGGCGACAACCACCTTACCTACTCCCAGTCCTACACCAGAAACGATGACTCCTCTAACGACAACCACCTTATCTACTCCCAGTCCTACACCAGAAACTACAACTCATCTGGCAACAACCACCTTACCTACTTCCAGTCCTACACCAGAAACTACGACTCCTGTAACGACAACCACCTTATCTACTCCCAATCCTACACCAGAAACTACAACTCCTATGGCGACAACCACCTTACCTACTCCCAGTCCTACACCAGAAACTACAACTCATCTGGCAACAACCACCTTACCTACTTCCAGTCCTACACCAGAAACTACGACTCCTCTAACGACAACCACCTTATCTACTCCCAGTCCTACACCAGAAACTACAACTCCTACGGCGACAACCACCTTACCTACGCCCAGTCCTACACCAGAAACTACGACACCTCTAACGACAACCACCTTACCTACTCCAAGTCCTACACCAGAAACTACGACTCCTCTAACGACAACCACCTTACCTACTCCCAGTCCTACACCACAAACTACAACTCCTCTAACGACAACCACCTTATCTACTCCCAGTCCTACACCAGAAACTACAACTCCTATGGCGACAACCACCTTATCTACTCCCAGTCCTACACCAGAAACGACGACACCTCTAACGACAACTGCCTTCCCTATTCCCAGTCCTACACCAGAAACTACGACTCCTGTAACGACAACCACCTTATCTACTCCCAGTCCTACATCAGAAATGACGATTCCTCTAACGACAACCACCTTACCTACTCGCAGTCTTACACCAGAAACTACAACTCCTATGACGAAAACCACCTTATCTACTTCCAGTCCTACACCAGAAACTACGACTCCTGTTGCAACAACCACCTTATCCTCTCCCAGTCCTACACCAGAAACTACAACTCCTATGGCGACAACCACCTTACCTACTCCCAGTCCTACACCAGAAACGATGACTCCTCTAACGACAACCACCTTATCTACTCCCAGTCCTACACCAGAAACTACAACTCATCTGGCAACAACCACCTTACCTACTTCCAGTCCTACACCAGAAACTACGACTCCTGTAACGACAACCACCTTATCTACTCCCAATCCTACACCAGAAACTACAACTCCTATGGCGACAACCACCTTACCTACTCCCAGTCCTACACCAGAAACTACAACTCATCTGGCAACAACCACCTTACCTACTTCCAGTCCTACACCAGAAACTACGACTCCTCTAACGACAACCACCTTATCTACTCCCAGTCCTACACCAGAAACTACAACTCCTATGGCGACAACCACCTTACCTACGCCCAGTCCTACACCAGAAACTACGACACCTCTAACGACAACCACCTTACCTACTCCAAGTCCTACACCAGAAACTACGACTCCTCTAACGACAACCACCTTACCTACTCCCAGTCCTACACCACAAACTACAACTCCTCTAACGACAACCACCTTATCTACTCCCAGTCCTACACCAGAAACTACAACTCCTATGGCGACAACCACCTTATCTACTCCCAGTCCTACACCAGAAACGACGACTCCTCTAACAACAACCACCTCACCTACTCCCAATCTGACACAAGAAATTACAACTCCTCTGGCGACAACCACCTTATCTAGTCCCAGTCCTACACCAGAAACTACGACTTCTCTAATGACAACCACCTTATCTACTCCCAGTCCTACACCAGAAACTACGACTCCAAATCAACCAAGGGAAATGATCCTCAGTCCAGAATTCATTTCCACAACTTCAAAGAATTCAATCCCACCACTTCCTCAGAAAGGAATAATGGCTTCCCCTGACAGAAAACACTGTCTGTTATTTGcaatattatctctagtgtttctACTCTTGCAAATAATTCTTTCAATCACTCTGCTGTGGTATGTACATTGCCTTTACAAAATACTttttaatggaaataaaaagCAAATTTCAGTTAAACTAATTAGATTTTCAAGAAGATAA